A window of Campylobacter cuniculorum DSM 23162 = LMG 24588 contains these coding sequences:
- a CDS encoding efflux transporter outer membrane subunit: protein MRNLLLIFLVFFISSCSLKPKLNIPQTQYTSKEDNISLSKEWWKGFNDANLNTIVNQALKNNTDLRIAYVRMEQAAAQFGISLSDLFPKFDGSASGARAKTSINDPNNQTNRFIYGNDFTMGLGLSYEIDLWGKYRDSLGAARAALRASEFDYEAARLSLISNVVQLYFNLANAYEAMDILKQTLDAYTQTYGVKLMQYEVGTIGEYELEQSRAELQSVKAQYTSAIETKENYLKALKILVSSDFDDILYKEQDYTKFSAYALALPEGIGSEILLQRPDINAALKRLTQQNYLVGVARTAFLPSLSLTGLFGFESNDLDTLIKGGSKTWNIGGNFLMPIFHWGEIYQNVNLAKLSKDEAFLNYENTLRTAFGEIRLALVQRKTSMQNYENYKNLLQAQEKIYELASIRYENGSIPLIEYLDARRNLLSAKISFANANYAMANAIVEVIKAFGGGFEVDENLSKEIEEDSKTLDMSFRK, encoded by the coding sequence ATGCGTAATCTTTTATTGATTTTTTTGGTTTTTTTCATCAGTTCTTGTTCTTTAAAACCAAAATTAAATATACCTCAAACTCAATACACTTCAAAAGAGGACAATATAAGTTTATCCAAAGAATGGTGGAAGGGTTTTAATGACGCAAATTTAAATACTATCGTCAATCAAGCCCTAAAAAATAATACTGATTTAAGAATAGCCTATGTGCGTATGGAGCAAGCTGCAGCACAATTTGGAATTTCTTTGAGTGATTTATTTCCAAAATTTGATGGCAGTGCGAGTGGAGCCAGAGCAAAAACCTCCATTAATGATCCAAACAATCAAACAAATCGCTTCATTTATGGAAATGATTTTACAATGGGCTTAGGATTGAGTTATGAAATTGATTTATGGGGAAAATATCGCGACAGCTTAGGTGCAGCAAGAGCAGCTTTAAGAGCAAGTGAATTTGACTATGAAGCTGCAAGGCTTTCTTTGATTTCAAATGTTGTGCAATTGTATTTTAACCTCGCGAACGCTTATGAGGCAATGGATATTTTAAAACAAACCCTTGATGCTTATACTCAAACTTATGGTGTCAAACTTATGCAATATGAAGTCGGAACGATTGGAGAATACGAGCTTGAGCAATCTCGTGCAGAACTTCAAAGCGTTAAAGCACAATATACAAGTGCTATTGAAACAAAAGAAAATTATCTTAAAGCCTTAAAGATACTCGTATCAAGTGATTTTGATGATATTCTTTATAAAGAGCAAGATTATACAAAATTTAGTGCTTATGCCCTTGCCTTACCTGAAGGCATTGGAAGTGAAATTTTGTTGCAACGTCCGGATATTAACGCTGCTTTAAAGAGACTCACTCAACAAAATTATCTTGTTGGTGTAGCAAGAACGGCTTTTTTACCTAGTCTTTCTTTGACAGGGCTTTTTGGCTTTGAAAGCAACGATTTGGATACTTTAATCAAAGGTGGAAGTAAAACTTGGAATATAGGCGGAAATTTCTTAATGCCTATTTTTCATTGGGGTGAAATTTATCAAAATGTCAATCTTGCAAAATTAAGCAAAGATGAAGCCTTTTTAAACTATGAAAATACCTTAAGAACAGCTTTTGGTGAAATAAGACTTGCTTTGGTGCAAAGAAAAACAAGTATGCAAAATTATGAAAATTACAAAAATTTACTTCAGGCTCAAGAAAAAATTTATGAGCTTGCAAGCATACGTTATGAAAATGGAAGCATTCCTTTGATTGAATATTTGGACGCTAGAAGAAATTTATTGAGTGCTAAAATTTCTTTTGCAAATGCAAATTATGCGATGGCAAATGCTATCGTAGAAGTGATTAAAGCCTTTGGTGGAGGTTTTGAAGTGGATGAAAATTTAAGCAAAGAAATCGAAGAAGATTCTAAAACTTTAGATATGTCTTTTAGAAAATGA
- the plsY gene encoding glycerol-3-phosphate 1-O-acyltransferase PlsY produces the protein MENLIIYALAYLLGAIPFGLILAQVFAKVDIKNQGSKSIGATNVLRVVKKSNPKLAKKLAIATIILDFTKATLPLLVLKNLGYDFNLLWSVAVLIVFGHCFSIYLLLEGGKGIATTAGAMIVLLPLEILTAFIVWLVIGKIFKISSLASLGALLALLISSFVFDYDMQGINTHAPLFIIAFIIFYKHLPNIKRLIFKEECKVI, from the coding sequence ATGGAAAATTTAATCATTTATGCCTTAGCTTACCTTTTGGGTGCTATTCCATTTGGGCTGATTTTAGCACAAGTTTTTGCAAAAGTAGATATTAAAAATCAAGGTTCTAAAAGCATAGGGGCGACTAATGTTTTAAGAGTTGTTAAAAAAAGCAATCCAAAACTTGCTAAAAAACTTGCCATTGCAACCATAATCTTAGATTTTACAAAGGCAACTCTACCACTTTTAGTTTTAAAAAATCTAGGATATGATTTCAATTTACTTTGGAGCGTAGCGGTTTTAATCGTATTTGGGCATTGTTTTTCTATCTATCTTCTTTTAGAAGGAGGTAAAGGCATAGCCACCACTGCTGGAGCTATGATTGTTCTTTTACCCTTAGAAATTTTAACAGCTTTCATCGTTTGGCTCGTCATAGGAAAAATTTTCAAAATTTCATCTTTGGCTTCACTGGGAGCCTTACTCGCCTTACTTATAAGTTCATTTGTGTTTGATTATGATATGCAGGGTATTAACACTCACGCACCTTTGTTTATTATAGCTTTTATCATATTTTATAAACATTTACCAAATATTAAAAGATTGATTTTTAAAGAAGAATGCAAAGTTATATAA
- a CDS encoding YfhL family 4Fe-4S dicluster ferredoxin: protein MSLLITKDCVCCDACREECPDEAIYENTPIYTIDPDLCSECVNDFSEPACIVACPYECIISDPNNVETIEELRLKSRNREN, encoded by the coding sequence ATGTCTCTTTTAATCACTAAAGATTGTGTGTGCTGTGATGCTTGTAGGGAGGAATGTCCTGATGAAGCTATCTATGAAAATACTCCTATTTATACAATAGACCCAGACCTTTGCTCTGAATGCGTGAATGATTTTTCAGAGCCTGCCTGTATTGTTGCTTGTCCGTATGAATGCATCATTTCTGACCCTAATAATGTCGAAACCATAGAAGAATTACGTCTTAAAAGTCGCAATAGAGAAAACTGA
- the lspA gene encoding signal peptidase II: MIKNLKFIGIFLSFFILVFLLDQAVKNLTLKGLRYEGEFLDLTYVLNTGVAFSMLSFLEHYLKYLHLALLLCLFAYLLWQKAFLKQHIIAFGIMLGAGSSNLLDRFIHGGVVDMFYWHKWFDFAIFNVADVMINVSVFLILMQELFINFNKRKKNGNF; encoded by the coding sequence ATGATTAAGAATCTTAAATTTATAGGAATCTTTTTAAGTTTTTTTATTTTAGTTTTTTTACTTGATCAAGCAGTTAAGAATTTAACTTTAAAAGGTTTGCGTTATGAGGGTGAGTTTTTAGATCTTACTTATGTTTTAAATACAGGTGTAGCCTTTTCTATGTTAAGTTTTTTAGAGCATTATCTTAAATACTTGCATTTAGCTTTGTTGCTTTGTCTTTTTGCTTATCTTTTATGGCAAAAAGCCTTTCTTAAACAGCATATCATAGCTTTTGGGATAATGCTTGGTGCGGGAAGTTCAAATTTATTAGACCGCTTCATACACGGAGGTGTTGTGGATATGTTTTATTGGCATAAGTGGTTTGACTTTGCGATTTTTAATGTGGCTGATGTGATGATTAATGTCAGCGTTTTTTTGATTTTAATGCAAGAACTTTTTATCAATTTTAACAAAAGGAAAAAAAATGGAAATTTTTAG
- the hsrA gene encoding homeostatic response regulator transcription factor HsrA, whose translation MRILVIEDELSLNKAIIDNLNEFGYQTDSSENFKDGAYFIGIRHYDLVLASWTLSDGDGVELINNIKHKSPRTSVIIISSKTDKETEIKALKAGADDFIKKPLDFDIVLARIEAKLRFGGTNVIKIEDLIIDPDEEKITYKGRNIELKGKPFEVLTHLARHSDQIVSKEQLLDAIWEEPELVTPNVIEVAINQIRQKMDKPLNISTIETVRRRGYRFCFPKKS comes from the coding sequence ATGAGAATTTTAGTTATAGAAGATGAACTTAGCCTTAATAAAGCTATTATCGATAATCTCAATGAATTTGGGTATCAAACCGATTCTTCTGAAAATTTCAAAGATGGAGCATATTTTATCGGTATAAGACATTATGATTTAGTTTTGGCGAGTTGGACTCTATCAGATGGCGATGGTGTAGAGCTTATTAACAATATTAAGCACAAATCCCCAAGAACTTCAGTCATCATCATATCTTCAAAAACAGATAAAGAAACTGAAATCAAGGCTTTAAAAGCTGGAGCTGATGACTTTATAAAAAAACCTTTAGACTTTGATATAGTCTTAGCGAGGATAGAAGCAAAATTGAGGTTTGGTGGGACAAATGTGATTAAAATTGAAGACTTGATTATTGACCCTGATGAAGAAAAAATCACATATAAAGGGCGAAATATTGAGCTCAAAGGTAAGCCTTTTGAAGTTTTAACACATTTGGCAAGACATTCTGATCAAATTGTTTCTAAAGAACAACTTCTTGATGCAATTTGGGAAGAGCCTGAACTTGTTACTCCAAATGTTATTGAAGTTGCTATCAATCAAATTCGTCAAAAAATGGACAAACCCCTTAATATTTCTACCATAGAAACCGTTCGTCGCAGAGGTTATCGCTTCTGTTTTCCTAAAAAATCTTAA
- the glmM gene encoding phosphoglucosamine mutase: MKLFGTDGVRAKAGEFLDSFLAMRLAMAAGIYFKDKSITKNILVGKDTRRSGYMIENAIVSGLTLVGYNVIQIGPMPTPAIAFLTEDMRCDAGIMISASHNPYYDNGIKFFGADGNKLSEDIEKKIEEIYFDDKLIESSKVTMNDIGQAKRIDDVIGRYIVSIKNSFPKNLTLKSLRIVLDVAHGAAYKVAPTVFKELGAEVIVINDKPNGLNINENCGALHPANLACEVKKFRADIGFAFDGDADRLVVVDEKGEVANGDSLLGVLALYLKEQNKLKSSVVATIMSNGALKEFLNKQGIELQTCNVGDKFVLEKLKMCGGNFGGEQSGHIIFSDYAKTGDGLIAALQFSALMLSKKKTASAILGQIKPYPQLLFNLKISQKKDLKKIKGLKELETHLKDKNINFLFRYSGTENLIRLLLEAKDLKLLEREMKGVVEFFKKAL; the protein is encoded by the coding sequence ATGAAGCTTTTTGGAACTGATGGAGTGCGTGCAAAAGCAGGAGAATTTCTTGATTCTTTTTTGGCTATGCGTTTAGCAATGGCAGCTGGAATTTATTTTAAAGATAAGAGCATTACGAAAAATATTCTAGTGGGAAAAGACACGAGAAGAAGTGGTTATATGATAGAAAATGCCATTGTTTCAGGACTAACTTTAGTGGGTTATAATGTGATACAAATTGGTCCTATGCCTACACCAGCCATTGCTTTTTTAACCGAAGATATGCGTTGTGATGCGGGGATTATGATTTCAGCTTCGCACAATCCTTATTATGATAACGGAATTAAATTTTTTGGAGCTGATGGCAATAAATTGAGCGAAGATATAGAAAAAAAGATTGAAGAAATTTATTTCGATGATAAACTCATTGAAAGCTCTAAAGTTACGATGAATGATATAGGTCAAGCTAAAAGAATTGATGATGTGATTGGAAGATATATCGTTTCGATTAAGAATTCTTTTCCAAAAAATTTAACTTTAAAATCTTTACGCATTGTTTTAGATGTAGCTCATGGTGCCGCATATAAAGTTGCTCCAACGGTTTTTAAAGAACTTGGTGCAGAGGTGATTGTGATTAATGATAAACCAAATGGTTTAAATATCAATGAAAATTGCGGAGCTTTACATCCTGCAAATTTAGCTTGTGAAGTGAAAAAATTTCGTGCAGATATTGGTTTTGCCTTTGATGGGGATGCGGATAGACTTGTAGTGGTTGATGAAAAGGGTGAAGTGGCAAATGGCGATAGTTTATTAGGTGTGCTTGCTCTTTATCTTAAGGAACAAAATAAACTCAAATCAAGTGTGGTCGCTACGATAATGAGTAATGGAGCCTTAAAAGAATTTTTAAACAAACAAGGCATAGAACTTCAAACTTGTAATGTTGGGGATAAATTTGTCCTTGAAAAACTTAAAATGTGCGGAGGAAATTTTGGGGGTGAGCAAAGTGGGCATATTATTTTTAGCGATTATGCAAAAACAGGAGATGGCTTGATTGCAGCCCTTCAATTTAGTGCTTTAATGCTTTCAAAGAAAAAAACAGCAAGTGCGATTTTAGGACAGATTAAACCCTATCCGCAGCTTTTGTTTAATCTCAAAATTTCACAGAAAAAAGACTTAAAAAAAATCAAAGGTTTAAAAGAATTAGAAACTCATTTAAAGGATAAAAATATCAATTTTTTATTCAGATATTCAGGGACTGAAAATCTCATTCGTTTGCTTTTAGAGGCTAAAGATTTAAAACTTTTAGAAAGAGAAATGAAAGGGGTTGTAGAGTTTTTTAAGAAAGCTTTATGA
- the hemJ gene encoding protoporphyrinogen oxidase HemJ, with translation MEIFSEYYLWIKMVHYLSFVSWMAGLFYLPRLFVYHSEHKDNQGFVEVVKIQEKKLYLYIQTPAMLMSVITGILMLILNKNLLSFGFMHVKLSLVILLLFYHFHNYFCLKELARDTCKKSGKYFRIYNEIPTLIFIGIAIMMVIKPF, from the coding sequence ATGGAAATTTTTAGCGAGTATTATTTGTGGATTAAAATGGTGCATTATTTAAGCTTTGTTTCGTGGATGGCAGGGCTTTTTTATCTGCCAAGACTTTTTGTGTATCATAGCGAACATAAAGACAATCAAGGCTTTGTTGAAGTGGTAAAAATTCAAGAAAAAAAGCTCTATTTATACATTCAAACCCCAGCAATGTTGATGAGTGTTATCACAGGAATTTTAATGCTCATACTCAATAAAAATTTATTATCCTTTGGTTTTATGCACGTTAAATTAAGCCTTGTGATACTTTTGCTTTTTTATCATTTTCATAATTATTTTTGCTTGAAAGAATTAGCAAGGGATACTTGCAAAAAAAGCGGGAAATATTTTAGAATTTATAATGAAATTCCTACTTTAATTTTTATCGGTATAGCTATAATGATGGTCATTAAACCTTTTTAA
- the cmeU gene encoding CmeU family protein: MDKTKIIQNLNELFKQRAKFYEFFDENIEKMPKSDVFDFQKAKDLNAKEVYEHFYHFDYAMRKLLPSIFKAYEIKEKDLDKDF, translated from the coding sequence ATGGATAAAACTAAAATCATTCAAAATTTAAATGAACTTTTCAAACAAAGGGCAAAATTTTATGAATTTTTTGATGAAAATATTGAAAAAATGCCAAAAAGTGATGTGTTTGACTTTCAAAAAGCTAAGGATTTAAATGCTAAAGAAGTCTATGAACATTTTTATCATTTTGACTATGCGATGAGAAAGCTTCTGCCTTCGATTTTTAAAGCCTATGAAATTAAAGAAAAAGATTTGGATAAAGACTTTTAG
- a CDS encoding efflux RND transporter permease subunit, which yields MFSKFFIERPVFTSVIAIIISLAGMIALFSLPVEQYPSLTPPTVQVQATYTGADAQTIAKTVATPIEDAINGVDDMIYMDSTASSGSLRLTVYFNIGTDPDQATINVNNRISNATAKLPEEVRRLGVTVRKASTATLEAITLYSTDGSMDSTEVYNYIILNILDDLKRVPGVGDATAIGNKNYSMRLWLDPDLLNKFNITATDVINAVNEQNAQYATGKIGEEPVTQKSPYVYSIIMQGQLQNVSEFENIILRANDDGSFLRVKDVAEVEIGSQQYVSQGRDNGGDAVPIMINLQSGANSIQTANLVKAKMEELSKNFPEGLKYRIPYDTTIFVKDSIKEVIKTFVEALILVIIVMYMFLKNFRSTVIPMIAVPVSILGTFAGLYVLGFSINLLTLFALILAIGIVVDDAIIVVENIDRIIHEDKNISIKEAAIMSMKEITSPVISIVLVLCAVFIPVSFISGFVGEIQKQFALTLAISVTISGFIALTLTPALCALFLQRTHEAPFKFVEKFNDFFDWSTEAFTKVVRFVLNHVILFLCLFVLMILTMIFLYFKVPSSLVPTEDESVIITVTNLPAGAALHRTVEFTDAMSQDLKENPNIKDSMAMIGFDIFTNSLKENSSVMFANLTDISERSTSSFDVVNGLNRKYFMDTRAQAFFLNPPPIQGLSITGGFDMFAQNRSGKSYAQIQQDVNQLVIAARSRPELSNVRTTLDTGYPQFQLLIDRDKLKSYKLNLQDVFSTIASTIGTYYVNDFSMYGKNFQVNIRAKGDFRNTQDALKKIYVRSSNAEMIPLDAVLTLVRTSGPDDVKRFNLFPAALVQGDPGPGYTSGQAIKAIAEVAEQTLGEDYTIAWSGSAYQEVSSSSSGMISFALGLVFVFLILAAQYERWLMPLAVITAVPFAVFGSLLFTYLRGFIDVQISNDVYFQTGLLLLIGLSAKNAILIVEFAMEAHLKSGKSIFEASLEAARLRFRPIIMTSLAFGLGILPLVFATGAGSASRHSLGTGLIGGIAAASSIAIFFVPLFFYILESFNAWIDKKRGKNHA from the coding sequence ATGTTTTCTAAATTTTTCATAGAAAGACCTGTATTCACTTCTGTTATAGCCATCATTATCTCCCTTGCAGGAATGATAGCCCTTTTTTCTCTACCGGTTGAGCAATATCCGTCTTTAACCCCTCCAACTGTGCAGGTTCAAGCCACTTATACAGGAGCGGACGCACAAACTATTGCTAAAACCGTTGCAACGCCGATTGAAGACGCAATTAATGGTGTTGATGATATGATTTATATGGATTCAACGGCTAGTTCTGGTTCTTTGAGATTGACTGTGTATTTTAATATAGGCACAGACCCCGATCAAGCTACAATCAATGTTAATAATAGAATTTCAAATGCCACTGCTAAACTTCCAGAAGAAGTAAGAAGACTCGGTGTAACGGTAAGAAAGGCATCTACAGCAACACTTGAAGCCATAACTCTTTATTCGACTGATGGAAGTATGGATTCGACTGAAGTGTATAATTATATCATTTTAAATATTTTAGATGATTTAAAAAGAGTGCCCGGAGTTGGTGATGCAACGGCAATTGGAAACAAAAATTATTCTATGCGTTTATGGTTAGATCCTGATTTGTTAAATAAATTTAATATTACTGCTACAGATGTTATTAATGCAGTAAATGAACAAAATGCTCAATACGCAACGGGAAAAATCGGAGAAGAACCCGTAACACAAAAATCACCCTATGTGTATTCTATCATTATGCAAGGACAGCTACAAAATGTCAGTGAATTTGAAAATATCATCTTAAGAGCAAATGATGATGGTTCTTTTCTAAGGGTTAAAGATGTAGCTGAAGTCGAAATTGGCTCTCAACAATATGTTTCTCAAGGCAGGGATAATGGAGGCGATGCTGTGCCGATTATGATTAATTTGCAATCGGGTGCAAATTCTATCCAAACAGCAAATCTTGTTAAAGCAAAAATGGAAGAGCTTTCAAAGAATTTCCCTGAAGGCTTAAAATACCGCATTCCTTATGATACAACGATTTTTGTTAAAGATTCAATCAAAGAAGTTATTAAGACCTTTGTTGAAGCTTTGATTTTGGTTATTATCGTTATGTATATGTTTTTGAAGAATTTTCGCTCAACTGTTATCCCTATGATAGCAGTTCCTGTATCTATTTTAGGGACTTTTGCAGGTCTTTATGTCTTAGGCTTTAGTATCAATTTACTCACTCTCTTTGCTTTAATTTTAGCCATTGGTATTGTGGTTGATGATGCTATTATTGTGGTTGAAAATATTGATAGAATTATACATGAAGATAAAAACATTAGCATTAAAGAAGCAGCAATTATGTCGATGAAAGAAATTACCTCCCCTGTTATTTCTATCGTTTTAGTCCTTTGTGCTGTATTTATTCCCGTTTCATTTATATCAGGTTTTGTGGGCGAAATTCAAAAGCAGTTTGCTTTAACGCTTGCTATATCTGTTACTATATCTGGTTTTATTGCTCTTACTCTCACTCCCGCTTTGTGTGCTCTATTTTTACAAAGAACACATGAAGCACCTTTTAAATTTGTTGAAAAATTTAATGATTTTTTTGATTGGTCTACTGAAGCTTTTACAAAAGTTGTTAGATTTGTTTTAAATCATGTAATTTTATTTTTATGCTTATTTGTTTTGATGATTTTAACAATGATTTTTTTGTATTTTAAAGTGCCTAGTTCTTTGGTGCCAACAGAAGATGAAAGCGTTATTATCACAGTTACAAACTTACCAGCAGGTGCTGCACTTCATCGCACAGTCGAATTTACTGATGCAATGTCACAGGATTTAAAGGAAAATCCAAATATTAAAGATAGTATGGCAATGATTGGCTTTGATATTTTTACAAATTCACTCAAAGAAAATTCTTCTGTAATGTTTGCTAACTTAACAGATATTTCAGAAAGAAGCACAAGCTCGTTTGATGTAGTAAATGGACTTAACAGAAAGTATTTTATGGATACAAGAGCTCAAGCCTTTTTCTTGAATCCTCCACCTATACAAGGTCTTAGTATTACAGGTGGCTTTGATATGTTTGCACAAAATCGTAGCGGAAAGAGCTATGCTCAAATTCAACAAGATGTTAATCAGCTCGTCATAGCAGCACGTTCAAGACCGGAACTTTCTAATGTTAGAACAACGCTTGATACGGGTTATCCACAATTTCAATTGTTAATTGATAGAGATAAACTTAAATCTTATAAGCTTAATTTACAAGATGTTTTCAGCACCATTGCTTCGACAATAGGCACTTATTATGTCAATGATTTTTCAATGTATGGAAAGAATTTTCAAGTCAATATTAGAGCAAAGGGCGATTTTAGAAACACTCAAGATGCTTTAAAGAAAATTTATGTGCGTTCAAGTAATGCAGAAATGATTCCACTCGATGCAGTGCTCACTCTAGTAAGGACAAGCGGACCTGATGATGTTAAAAGATTCAATCTTTTCCCAGCAGCTCTTGTGCAAGGTGATCCGGGTCCGGGTTATACTTCAGGACAAGCTATTAAAGCAATTGCAGAAGTTGCAGAACAAACCTTAGGAGAAGATTATACAATAGCATGGTCTGGCTCTGCTTATCAAGAGGTTTCAAGCTCTAGTTCGGGAATGATTTCTTTTGCTTTAGGACTTGTTTTTGTCTTTTTAATCCTTGCGGCTCAATATGAAAGATGGCTTATGCCTTTAGCTGTCATTACCGCTGTGCCTTTTGCGGTATTTGGTTCTTTGCTTTTTACATATTTAAGAGGGTTTATCGATGTTCAAATCAGCAATGATGTGTATTTTCAAACAGGATTGTTGCTTCTTATAGGACTTTCAGCTAAAAATGCCATTCTTATTGTAGAATTTGCAATGGAGGCACATCTTAAATCGGGAAAAAGTATTTTCGAAGCTTCACTTGAAGCAGCAAGACTTCGCTTTAGACCTATAATCATGACTTCTTTAGCTTTTGGCTTGGGAATTTTACCTTTGGTTTTTGCAACGGGTGCAGGAAGTGCGAGCAGACATTCTTTAGGAACAGGACTTATTGGCGGTATTGCAGCAGCTTCAAGTATCGCAATCTTTTTTGTGCCTTTATTTTTCTATATTTTAGAAAGCTTCAATGCTTGGATTGATAAAAAAAGAGGAAAAAATCATGCGTAA
- a CDS encoding cytochrome-c peroxidase, which translates to MKLRSLVVASSLLLISTSVLNATNSGLEAKALIKEAKDSGLVALPKDQKGVDEILKENGVKANPFSPEKAELGKKLYFEPRLSKSGIISCNTCHNLGLGGIDGVAAAVGHKWAANPHHLNSPTTYNSVLNTTQFWDGRAANLIEQAKGPIEAEPEMATPAKLAVERISSLDEYVKEFKQLYGKSGVTFDNIADAIANFERTLLTPSRFDQFLEGDEKALTQAEQKGLKLFIDKGCVTCHTGVNLGGSMQSFEVAGKYQFANLGDFKGDSNGMVKTPTLRNVAETAPYFHNGAIWSLKDAIKEMGSVQLGIKINDKEAQSIETFLHSLTGEKPVIIYPLFPISTSKTPKPQL; encoded by the coding sequence ATGAAATTAAGATCATTAGTCGTTGCATCTTCGTTGTTACTCATTTCAACAAGTGTTTTAAATGCTACAAATTCCGGCTTAGAAGCTAAAGCTTTAATCAAAGAAGCTAAAGATTCAGGCTTAGTTGCTTTACCAAAGGATCAAAAAGGCGTTGATGAAATTCTTAAAGAAAATGGGGTTAAAGCTAATCCATTCAGTCCAGAAAAAGCTGAACTCGGAAAGAAGCTTTATTTTGAACCAAGACTTTCAAAAAGTGGGATTATATCTTGCAATACTTGTCATAATTTAGGCTTAGGCGGAATAGATGGGGTCGCTGCTGCTGTGGGACATAAATGGGCAGCAAATCCACACCATTTAAATTCACCGACAACTTATAATTCTGTGTTAAACACAACGCAATTTTGGGACGGAAGGGCTGCTAATTTAATCGAACAAGCTAAAGGTCCTATCGAAGCAGAACCTGAAATGGCTACTCCTGCAAAATTAGCTGTGGAGAGAATTTCTTCTTTAGATGAATATGTGAAAGAATTTAAACAACTCTATGGTAAAAGTGGAGTAACTTTTGATAATATAGCTGATGCAATCGCAAATTTCGAAAGAACTTTACTCACTCCTTCTCGTTTTGATCAATTCTTAGAAGGTGATGAAAAAGCCCTAACTCAAGCTGAACAAAAAGGACTTAAGCTTTTTATTGATAAGGGTTGTGTAACCTGTCATACGGGTGTGAATTTGGGTGGCAGTATGCAATCTTTCGAAGTAGCAGGTAAGTATCAATTTGCAAATTTGGGTGATTTTAAGGGCGATTCAAATGGTATGGTAAAAACTCCAACTTTAAGAAATGTCGCTGAAACTGCTCCGTATTTTCATAATGGTGCAATTTGGTCTTTAAAAGATGCGATTAAAGAAATGGGAAGTGTGCAACTTGGGATTAAAATCAACGATAAAGAGGCTCAAAGTATTGAAACTTTCTTGCATTCTTTAACAGGAGAAAAGCCTGTTATCATTTATCCACTATTTCCGATTTCTACTTCAAAGACTCCAAAACCACAACTTTAA
- a CDS encoding dihydroneopterin aldolase has protein sequence MQSYIKIKFKLKCIIGILDFERKKKQKIIIKIKAKSDEFLDYVQVLKFVKANYKEQKFYTLEQSLEFISLKLKENFSSLNFIKISVFKPKIIKKARVGASLKKNFKT, from the coding sequence ATGCAAAGTTATATAAAAATAAAATTTAAATTAAAATGTATCATTGGAATTTTAGACTTTGAACGCAAAAAAAAGCAAAAAATTATTATTAAAATTAAAGCAAAATCTGATGAGTTTTTGGATTATGTTCAAGTCTTAAAATTTGTTAAAGCAAATTATAAGGAGCAAAAATTCTATACTTTAGAACAATCTTTGGAATTCATAAGCTTAAAATTAAAAGAAAATTTTTCTTCTTTAAATTTTATAAAAATCTCTGTCTTTAAACCTAAAATCATTAAAAAAGCTCGAGTTGGTGCAAGCCTTAAAAAAAATTTTAAAACTTAA